The sequence below is a genomic window from Chondrinema litorale.
AGTAATCTTTTGAGCACTTATTGGCAGAGAAAAAAGGGTTAATAGCAATAACCATAGCGATTGTTGTAGTTTCATTTACCTGTGATTTAGAAATTATACTTGTTTAAGTTTGTAATACAAATACTCTAGCCAGAGATTATTAAGGCTTATAGATGTGTTGGAATTGGTTGATTGACTTGGTATTGGGAGACACAAATATAATTGCAAAGATTAATAAATAGCCAATCTATAAAATTAAATCAAGTACATAGTTATACTAATATTCATTAAGAAGCAATGAAACTATTTTGATAAAGCTAGATGGATTAGAAATTATTTTTCGATAACTACCGCTTCTTTAATTTCTAATTCTAGTTCTATTCCATCAAGGTCGAGATACCAATCTGGATGTGGAGATAATTGGGCGCAAGAAATACATTGTGTCTTTTTATGAACAAAACCACAGTCGGGACATTTTCCATAAGTATCAAATGTATTCCAAATGCAGCCACAATGGCATCGCCAATATGGTTTTCCATCTGGTTCCCAAGTACATTTCGGACATGCTATTTTTTCTTCTGTGTTACTCATACTTTTTACAAGAAGTTAATGCTTAAAAAGTTTCAAAAACTTCTACTTTTTTGAATTTTACCTCTCGTATAAAAATACTTTGCTTTCGGTGTATAATTATACTTGTTTTGCAAAGTGAAAATTAAAATAAACCATAAGGAACAATACAGTAAAACACTACTACTTGCCTATCCCATTATACTTTCTCAAATGGGTCAGATGCTTACAGGTATTGTAGACAACATGATGGTGGGTCGTGTAGGCACTACCTCTTTGGCTGCATCTTCATTTGCCAATGGTATATTTTCTAATGTAATGATATTTGGAATGGGCTTCGCAATTGGACTTACTCCCCTTATAGGAAAAGCCATTGGGAGAAAAGACAGTTCAAAAGCAGCAAACTTATTTAGACATAGCTTAATGGTAAACCTCATTCTAGGAGTGCTATTAACCTCTGTGCTTTTTATTGCTAGTAATTACATGGATAAAATGGGTCAGCCAGAACAAGTTGTTACAGAAGCAATTCCGTACTTTCTTGTTATAAGCAGCTCTATGTTGCCATTGATGATATTCTTCAGCTTTAAACAATTTACTGAAGGTATCTCTGTAACTAAGCCGGCAATGGTGTTTACTTTGTTAAGCAATTTGCTCAATGTAATACTGAATTACATATTAATCTACGGTAAATTCGGTATAGAACCAATGGGACTTGTTGGTGCTGGTTGGGCTACCCTAATTTCAAGAATATTTCAAGCTATAGGTCTATTTGCTTACGTCTGGTTTTCAAAGCGATTCGCTGCTTACAACCAAAAGGCACACCATCACTTTGTATTCAGAAAAGAAACTATTAAAGAGTTAGTTTCTATCGGTATACCTATTGCCCTACAATTTACAATGGAGGTAGCTGCTTTTGCCTTCGGTACTATTATGATGGGCTGGGTTGGAAAGACAGAACTTGCAGCTCACCAAATCGCATTGAGCCTTGCCTCTCTAACTTTTATGACAGTAAGTGGATTGGCCTCAGCAACTACAGTACGAGTAAGCAACCAATATGGAGAAGGTAACTATAAAGAAATGAGGCTAGCTGCCATGACGGCTTGCTACATGGTACTTATATTTATGGCTTTTAGTGCCTTAATATTTCTAACCTTCAATCATTTGTTGCCACTGGCATTTATCAGCGATCCTGAGGTGATAAAAGTAGCCGCTTCACTATTAATTTTAGCGGGTGTATTCCAATTATTCGATGGGGTACAAGTAACTATGATGGGTGCTCTTAGAGGTCTATCTGATGTAAAAGTACCAACTTACATCGCATTAATTGCTTACTGGTTTATAGCATTACCAGTCGCTTATATATTCTCTTTTAAACTGGGATTTAATGAAGCAGGAATTTGGATTGGCTTCTGTAGTGGATTAGGTATTGCAGCTATCTTACTTTATATACGCTTTAATCATATAAGTAAAAGAATGATAAAAGACCAAAATATTATAGTGGATGAAAGTAACAACATTAGCTATCAATCAGCTTAGGTTATTACTCTTCAAAATCAATTTTTAGCTGCACACCATGTTTAACTTCTTCTGGATTTTGAAGGTTAGATAAAGCTACACCCAAAAGTCTTACTGGTTTGTCGGGGAATTCTGGCTGATATAGCAATTCGCTGGCAACCATTTTTAATTCTTCTAAACTTTCGAAATAATTATTTTGAGTTGTACTGCGAGTATTAATTTGAAAATCAAAAGTTTTAATTTTTAAGGTTAATGTTTTTCCTTTTACCTTGCCACCTTGCATACGATCAAAAACCTTCTCACATACCTGATGCACAGCTTCTACCATTTCCTTTTCATCTGATATATCTTGAAAATAAGTTCTTTCAGCACCAAGTGATTTTCTAATTCTATGAGGTTTTACAGGTCTTTCATCTATCGCTCTTGCAATCTTGTAGAAATACCTGCCAGCTTTGCCAAATGCTTTTATTAACTCAAACTCTTCTCTTTGCTTTAAGTCTAACCCATTGTGAATTCCCATATTTTTCATCTTCTGGGCAGTTACTTTGCCAATTCCATGAAATTTTTCAATAGGAAGTTTTTCAATAAACTCTTCAGCTTTGTCTGGATGCACCAAATACAAACCGTTAGGTTTATCCATATCTGACGCGATTTTAGCCAAAAATTTATTATAAGAAATACCAGCAGAAGCTGTTAATCCTGTTTTTTCTTTAATTGCTGCTTTAATTTCTTTGGCAATTATTGTTGCTGAGGGAATGTCTTTCTTATTCTCGCTTACATCAAGATAAGCTTCATCTAATGAAAGTGGCTCAACTAAATCAGTATATTCAAAAAATATTTCTCTTATCTGTTTAGAAACTTCTTTGTAAACATCGAACCTAGACTTTACAAAAATTATATGCGGACATTTTCTGTAGGCGATAGAAGAAGGCATAGCAGACCTAACACCATACTCTCTGGCTTCATAACTGGCTGCAGCAACCACTCCTCTTTCTTTTGATCCTCCAACTGCAAGTGGTTTTCCTCGATATTCAGGAAAATCTCTTTGTTCAACTGAGGCAAAAAACGCATCCATATCAATATGAATGATTTTTCTATGCATTTGAGTAAAAACTTTGTCCAAAAAAATTTTTAGTCAGTTATAGCCCAATTCTTTTTCTAAAGTATGGAAAATACGCTAGAAAAGTTCAAAAATAGTGGATTTAAGTGATCTAATGTCACCTTTACTTTGTTTGATTAATATCATAAACATAATTGATAAAAATCATTGCGCCTAGCTCGTGAGCCCACGTTATTGGTGCATGAAAACCAAAACCAACACGATATTAATAATATGAAAACACTTAAAAATTCTTTAGAAAACAGTAGAAAATTCGGAATGTCATTCCTGTTAATTTTCTTATTCCCAGCGCTAATGTCTAACCTTACTGTTCCAAAAAATGACAACCCATTAAGTGGAGCAGAAAAAGAAGGTTTAGTATATACACTTGAAGAAGCTAGGCTTGCTCAAAATGTAAATGCATACTTACATGACAAATGGCAAGAAGCTACATTTGAATATGTGCTTAATGATGAAACAAACAACATACTTAAGTTTCAAAGATTTATTAAAAAACAAGGTGGTTCAGATCCATTAAGTTATGCTGTAAATGGTAAGTTCAATATACCTAGCATGCAAGATGAATATAATAAGTATATCAAAATTGGAAAAAACAGCTTGCTATCTGCTTATTATGTAAGTATGACTCTCGAAGAGCAAAATTATTTAAACATGGAAAACAGAATTAATGAGTCTAAAAATACTGATCTCATTAAAATGTACACAAATAGATTAAGCAGCATTGGAGACCATATGAGAGTTTTAGACAAACATATGAAAAAAATGGATGTAGCTTATGAAGCTCAGTACATGAGCCAAGAAAAATTTGAAGGTATTCTTAACCCAGACATTTTGTTGGACGATGTTTCAATGTAAATTGAAATTCACTAATTAATATAAAAGACGGATGAAGTACATCCGTCTTTTTGAATTTATAAAAATAAATATTTTTTTACTGAGCTAAATCTTTATTTACTTCTTTTAAAAGAATTGGAATATCGTTTAGCAGGTTGTTTACATCTAAAGAGTCTGTACCATCGTAAATACCCCTTATTCTTCTTTTATTGTCAACGAGGATAAAATGCCCACCGTGGAAAAACCCACCTTCTGCATTTTCATCTTCTACCACTGCAACCATATAATTTTTTCTACCCATTTCGAAAATATCTTCTTTGGTTCCAGTAACAAAATGCCATTTATCACTTTTAACCCCCAGATTATCAGCATATTCTTTTAAAACTGCTACAGTATCATGTGTTGGGTCTATAGAATGCGAAAGGAGTTTTACTTTTCGATTTTCTTCGAATTCTTCATAAACTCGCATCATTTGTGCAGTCATTTTAGGACAAATTGAGGGGCAAGTGGTAAAGAAAAAATCAGTAACGTAAATGCAATTTACAAATGTTTCGGGAGTTACAAAATCACTATCCTGATCTACAAATTGATAGTCGTTGATGATATGATAAATAGTGTCATTGAACGTTTTATTATTTTCATCTGTTTTTTCAACTATTTCCTGTGAACCATAAATTAACAACTTTTTTTCTGTTTGCTGTGTCTCACATGAAACTACTAATATTAAGCAAAAACAATTTAAAATAAATTGAAATCGGCACTTAGAATTCGTATTTATAAAATTTTTAATATACTGCTTACACATAAAAAAACTACTAAAAAACATCGAAATAATCTTATTTTTAATAACTTTGAACTAGCACTGGCCATCTCAAAGCCCTATTGTTGAAAAAAGATAAATATCTTATAAAGTTATATTACAAGCTAT
It includes:
- a CDS encoding DUF2202 domain-containing protein → MKTLKNSLENSRKFGMSFLLIFLFPALMSNLTVPKNDNPLSGAEKEGLVYTLEEARLAQNVNAYLHDKWQEATFEYVLNDETNNILKFQRFIKKQGGSDPLSYAVNGKFNIPSMQDEYNKYIKIGKNSLLSAYYVSMTLEEQNYLNMENRINESKNTDLIKMYTNRLSSIGDHMRVLDKHMKKMDVAYEAQYMSQEKFEGILNPDILLDDVSM
- the dinB gene encoding DNA polymerase IV; protein product: MHRKIIHIDMDAFFASVEQRDFPEYRGKPLAVGGSKERGVVAAASYEAREYGVRSAMPSSIAYRKCPHIIFVKSRFDVYKEVSKQIREIFFEYTDLVEPLSLDEAYLDVSENKKDIPSATIIAKEIKAAIKEKTGLTASAGISYNKFLAKIASDMDKPNGLYLVHPDKAEEFIEKLPIEKFHGIGKVTAQKMKNMGIHNGLDLKQREEFELIKAFGKAGRYFYKIARAIDERPVKPHRIRKSLGAERTYFQDISDEKEMVEAVHQVCEKVFDRMQGGKVKGKTLTLKIKTFDFQINTRSTTQNNYFESLEELKMVASELLYQPEFPDKPVRLLGVALSNLQNPEEVKHGVQLKIDFEE
- a CDS encoding SCO family protein — encoded protein: MLIYGSQEIVEKTDENNKTFNDTIYHIINDYQFVDQDSDFVTPETFVNCIYVTDFFFTTCPSICPKMTAQMMRVYEEFEENRKVKLLSHSIDPTHDTVAVLKEYADNLGVKSDKWHFVTGTKEDIFEMGRKNYMVAVVEDENAEGGFFHGGHFILVDNKRRIRGIYDGTDSLDVNNLLNDIPILLKEVNKDLAQ
- a CDS encoding MATE family efflux transporter, with translation MKIKINHKEQYSKTLLLAYPIILSQMGQMLTGIVDNMMVGRVGTTSLAASSFANGIFSNVMIFGMGFAIGLTPLIGKAIGRKDSSKAANLFRHSLMVNLILGVLLTSVLFIASNYMDKMGQPEQVVTEAIPYFLVISSSMLPLMIFFSFKQFTEGISVTKPAMVFTLLSNLLNVILNYILIYGKFGIEPMGLVGAGWATLISRIFQAIGLFAYVWFSKRFAAYNQKAHHHFVFRKETIKELVSIGIPIALQFTMEVAAFAFGTIMMGWVGKTELAAHQIALSLASLTFMTVSGLASATTVRVSNQYGEGNYKEMRLAAMTACYMVLIFMAFSALIFLTFNHLLPLAFISDPEVIKVAASLLILAGVFQLFDGVQVTMMGALRGLSDVKVPTYIALIAYWFIALPVAYIFSFKLGFNEAGIWIGFCSGLGIAAILLYIRFNHISKRMIKDQNIIVDESNNISYQSA